A DNA window from Niabella yanshanensis contains the following coding sequences:
- a CDS encoding DUF423 domain-containing protein translates to MHKLYLTLGSVIAGLGVILGAFGAHKLKEIAPDSVPTFQTGVQYQMYHAFALLIVGILFEKFPFKTMNWAGLCFLIGILLFSGSLYALSLLKATGKVGLGGIGIVTPIGGLFFITGWICFVVALLKK, encoded by the coding sequence ATGCATAAATTGTACCTCACCCTAGGTAGCGTAATAGCCGGCCTTGGTGTTATTTTAGGAGCATTTGGAGCTCATAAATTAAAAGAAATAGCTCCAGACTCGGTTCCAACCTTTCAAACCGGCGTTCAATACCAGATGTATCATGCGTTTGCGCTATTAATTGTGGGGATTCTTTTTGAGAAATTCCCTTTTAAAACTATGAATTGGGCGGGACTTTGCTTTCTGATTGGTATTCTTTTGTTTTCCGGTTCCCTGTATGCGCTGTCTCTTCTAAAGGCAACCGGTAAAGTTGGCCTGGGCGGAATCGGTATCGTTACACCAATTGGAGGGCTCTTCTTTATAACAGGCTGGATTTGCTTTGTTGTGGCGTTACTGAAAAAGTAG
- a CDS encoding DNA translocase FtsK, with protein sequence MTNKSKSKSKKPTAKAKDTVTPFVAEKAERIRLKQLAKDERTWKIVGLTFLLISIFLIIAFVSYFFTWRQDQASVSRGIEILADVDTTANNLLGKTGAIVANLFIFKLFGVASLLVCTFFFVVGVNLLWRRRVFSIWRNLKYVTLGMLAVSTILAFILRKEEFSWGGGVGNVISDWLLASLGFVGASAILLLIVVAYLIWQFNPVFAFPKKLSRPAVAGAEESPKDALPLAEHDFVKEEEKEPAKPKIAPLDAATLIVDDEAAKPKHKIGLIEKEETAPKEEAKGFEGITVLKPEARIHFDEPEAEPEMKKELEIEKPKPAARPVVTTGGLKLEINDAPLPKTEEEEKVTTPVEKAKAYEPTLDLRDYQHPTLDLLASYGSEKVEHDPEELENNKNQIITTLRNYDIEIQRISATIGPTVTLYEIVPAAGVRISRIKNLEDDIALSLSALGIRIIAPIPGRGTIGIEVPNAKKSIVSMKTLLSSDKYQNSAHSLPIALGKKIDNELFIVDLATMPHLLMAGATGQGKSVGINAILVSLLYKKHPSQLKFVLVDPKKVELSIYSHIESHFLAKLPNEEEAIITDTKKVINTLNALCIEMDNRYDLLKEAGCRNIKEYNTKFTSRKLNPEKGHQFLPFIVLVVDEFADLIMTAGKEVEMPIARLAQLARAVGIHLIIATQRPSVNIITGTIKANFPARVAFKVSSKIDSRTILDAGGAEQLIGKGDMLISLNGEIARLQCAFVDTPEVDKVVEFIGYQEGYPQAFLLPEYVDEKELESGDFDLGDRDSLFEEAAKLIVANQIGSTSLLQRRMKLGYNRAGRLMDQLENAGIVGPNQGSKAREVLIKTDADLQQHLEMLG encoded by the coding sequence ATGACGAATAAGAGTAAATCGAAGAGTAAAAAACCAACAGCTAAGGCAAAAGATACTGTTACACCATTTGTCGCAGAGAAAGCAGAGCGGATAAGGCTGAAGCAACTGGCCAAAGATGAACGTACCTGGAAAATTGTAGGGTTAACATTCCTATTAATATCTATATTCCTGATTATTGCATTTGTATCATATTTTTTTACCTGGAGGCAGGACCAGGCAAGTGTATCCCGCGGCATTGAAATTCTGGCGGACGTAGACACCACTGCAAATAACCTGTTGGGCAAAACCGGAGCCATAGTGGCGAACCTTTTTATTTTTAAATTATTTGGTGTTGCCTCCCTGTTAGTATGTACTTTTTTCTTTGTTGTAGGTGTCAATCTCCTGTGGCGCCGGCGCGTTTTTTCTATATGGCGTAATCTGAAATACGTTACGTTGGGCATGTTGGCCGTTTCAACCATCCTTGCATTCATTTTAAGGAAAGAAGAATTTAGTTGGGGTGGCGGCGTTGGAAATGTGATCAGCGACTGGCTGTTAGCTTCACTCGGTTTTGTGGGGGCATCTGCCATCCTTTTACTAATTGTAGTGGCTTACCTGATCTGGCAGTTCAACCCCGTATTTGCATTTCCTAAAAAGCTATCCCGGCCTGCTGTGGCCGGCGCTGAAGAATCACCCAAAGATGCCCTTCCGTTAGCAGAGCATGATTTTGTTAAGGAGGAAGAAAAAGAACCGGCTAAACCCAAAATAGCGCCACTGGACGCTGCAACCCTGATTGTTGACGATGAGGCAGCGAAGCCTAAACATAAAATAGGACTCATAGAAAAAGAGGAGACAGCGCCTAAGGAGGAAGCGAAAGGCTTTGAAGGGATCACGGTACTGAAGCCTGAGGCAAGAATACATTTTGACGAGCCTGAAGCTGAGCCGGAGATGAAAAAAGAATTGGAAATTGAGAAACCAAAACCTGCAGCCAGGCCTGTAGTAACAACAGGTGGATTGAAGCTGGAAATAAATGATGCCCCACTGCCCAAAACAGAAGAAGAGGAAAAAGTGACTACCCCGGTAGAAAAGGCGAAAGCTTACGAACCCACATTGGATCTCAGGGATTATCAGCATCCAACATTAGATTTGCTGGCGTCTTATGGGTCTGAAAAGGTAGAGCATGACCCTGAAGAACTGGAAAATAACAAAAACCAGATCATAACTACTCTGCGCAACTATGATATAGAAATTCAACGCATCAGTGCTACTATTGGTCCGACGGTTACATTATATGAAATAGTACCCGCAGCCGGTGTGCGTATCTCACGCATAAAAAATCTGGAAGATGATATTGCATTAAGCCTTTCAGCTTTAGGTATCCGTATTATTGCTCCTATACCGGGCCGCGGTACTATTGGTATTGAAGTACCCAATGCTAAAAAGAGTATTGTAAGCATGAAGACCTTGCTCTCTTCCGATAAGTATCAGAACAGCGCTCATTCATTACCCATCGCTCTAGGTAAGAAAATAGATAATGAACTATTTATTGTCGATTTGGCAACCATGCCGCATTTACTAATGGCCGGAGCAACGGGGCAGGGTAAATCAGTTGGTATCAACGCGATTCTGGTATCCCTGCTGTATAAAAAGCATCCTTCACAATTGAAGTTTGTTTTGGTAGACCCTAAAAAAGTAGAGCTGAGCATTTATAGCCATATAGAAAGTCATTTCCTGGCTAAACTTCCGAATGAAGAAGAAGCGATCATTACCGATACCAAAAAAGTGATCAACACGCTCAATGCACTTTGTATTGAAATGGATAACCGCTACGATTTACTGAAAGAAGCCGGTTGCCGCAACATTAAAGAATACAATACCAAGTTTACCTCGCGGAAGTTAAATCCTGAAAAAGGACACCAGTTTCTTCCGTTTATCGTATTGGTGGTAGATGAGTTTGCCGACCTGATCATGACGGCTGGTAAGGAAGTTGAAATGCCGATTGCGCGACTTGCGCAGCTGGCCCGTGCGGTAGGTATTCACCTGATCATCGCAACGCAAAGGCCTTCGGTAAATATTATTACGGGTACTATCAAAGCCAACTTTCCGGCACGCGTAGCCTTTAAAGTGAGCAGTAAAATTGATAGTCGTACCATCCTCGATGCAGGCGGTGCCGAGCAATTAATTGGTAAAGGAGATATGCTGATTAGCTTGAACGGGGAAATTGCCAGGTTGCAATGTGCTTTTGTCGATACTCCCGAAGTAGATAAGGTAGTTGAGTTTATCGGCTACCAGGAAGGATATCCGCAGGCATTCCTCTTGCCCGAATATGTGGATGAAAAAGAGCTGGAAAGCGGTGATTTCGACCTGGGAGACAGGGATTCGTTATTTGAAGAAGCTGCTAAATTAATTGTGGCCAATCAGATTGGCTCTACCTCCCTTTTACAAAGAAGGATGAAGCTGGGGTATAATCGCGCGGGACGGCTAATGGATCAGCTGGAAAATGCCGGTATTGTTGGTCCGAACCAGGGGAGCAAGGCCCGCGAAGTGTTGATTAAAACAGACGCAGACCTCCAACAACATCTCGAAATGTTAGGGTAG
- a CDS encoding LolA family protein → MKKLYITGAVLFMSVFSFAQQKDPKAKAILDEVSARFKTYKTVTANFGYQIASAAGKVLTTKNGTVQMKGNKYAINLGSNKIISDGVTIWNYDPAAKEVTVSSASASEGTITPQKLFTDFYNKDFMYVMDKDGKVGSRDVNKIIMQPIDKNKPFARVYVAVDKATKNIISTTVVEKTGNRYVYNVSNFKPNTAISDANFTFDKAKYPGVEVVDLR, encoded by the coding sequence ATGAAGAAATTGTATATCACCGGAGCTGTTCTGTTCATGTCTGTGTTTTCGTTCGCGCAGCAAAAAGATCCTAAGGCAAAAGCAATATTAGATGAGGTAAGTGCCAGATTTAAAACCTACAAAACGGTAACAGCCAACTTCGGCTACCAGATCGCCAGTGCTGCCGGTAAAGTGTTAACCACCAAAAATGGTACAGTGCAAATGAAGGGCAATAAATATGCGATTAACCTGGGTAGCAATAAAATCATAAGCGATGGGGTTACGATATGGAATTATGACCCTGCTGCCAAAGAGGTAACAGTAAGTAGTGCCAGTGCATCAGAAGGAACCATAACACCTCAAAAGCTATTTACCGATTTCTATAATAAAGATTTTATGTACGTAATGGACAAAGATGGAAAAGTAGGAAGCAGGGATGTAAATAAAATTATCATGCAACCGATCGACAAAAATAAGCCCTTTGCCAGGGTATATGTAGCAGTAGATAAAGCAACAAAAAACATTATTAGCACCACAGTTGTGGAAAAGACCGGCAACCGGTATGTGTACAACGTGAGTAACTTCAAACCCAATACCGCTATTTCCGACGCTAATTTTACTTTTGATAAAGCAAAATACCCCGGTGTAGAAGTAGTGGATCTGAGATAA
- a CDS encoding DUF1572 family protein translates to MFIFIARLNNRTGIYNSYQFRYFSNNRWTNFLAGDGEKVWRNRKAELGE, encoded by the coding sequence TTGTTTATCTTTATAGCCCGGTTAAATAATAGAACTGGAATATATAACAGTTATCAATTCAGGTATTTTTCTAACAACAGGTGGACAAATTTCCTGGCAGGCGATGGTGAAAAGGTGTGGCGTAACAGGAAGGCAGAGCTTGGGGAATAA
- a CDS encoding DUF1572 family protein, protein MDCFIQHDYIDESDVNKNVYIRTRSLKVIEAICRQLAHYPSRVGQIVYIGK, encoded by the coding sequence GTGGACTGTTTTATTCAGCACGATTACATCGATGAGAGCGATGTAAATAAGAATGTTTATATCAGAACCAGGTCTCTAAAAGTAATAGAAGCTATATGCCGGCAGTTGGCGCATTATCCTTCTCGCGTTGGGCAGATCGTTTATATCGGCAAGTAA
- a CDS encoding GAF domain-containing protein, producing the protein MAEDLMITSGTKDEQYRLLMPQLEGLLQGEDDIVANMANIAAALKEQFKWWWVGFYIVKDEELVLAPFQGPVACTRIKKGRGVCGSAWEQAKTLTVPDVEQFPGHIACSSFSKSEIVVPVLKNGVVVAVLDVDSELLNHFDATDQEHLENIVSLLNF; encoded by the coding sequence GTGGCAGAAGATTTAATGATCACTTCAGGAACTAAGGACGAACAGTACCGGCTATTGATGCCGCAATTAGAAGGGCTCTTACAGGGAGAGGACGATATAGTAGCGAATATGGCCAATATTGCGGCAGCTTTAAAGGAGCAGTTTAAATGGTGGTGGGTTGGCTTTTATATTGTAAAAGATGAAGAATTGGTACTGGCGCCATTTCAGGGTCCTGTAGCCTGTACCAGGATAAAGAAAGGGCGTGGGGTATGCGGATCCGCCTGGGAGCAGGCGAAGACTTTAACTGTGCCTGATGTGGAACAATTCCCCGGGCATATAGCCTGCAGCAGCTTCTCTAAATCGGAGATTGTAGTGCCAGTGCTGAAGAACGGCGTTGTAGTGGCAGTCCTTGATGTAGATAGCGAATTGCTGAATCATTTCGATGCAACCGATCAGGAGCATCTTGAAAACATTGTAAGCCTTCTAAATTTTTGA
- a CDS encoding acylphosphatase, which yields MLTKKILVTGKVQGVFFRQSTMLKAEALSLGGTVENLPDGNTVGIIATGSEAALAELISWCQQGPPGAEVKKVEISDQPLQEFKSFSIL from the coding sequence ATGTTGACAAAAAAGATATTGGTCACCGGGAAAGTTCAGGGTGTTTTTTTCAGGCAATCAACGATGCTAAAAGCCGAAGCATTGAGCTTGGGCGGAACGGTTGAAAATTTACCTGATGGAAATACAGTGGGTATTATAGCAACGGGATCTGAAGCCGCGTTGGCCGAGTTGATTAGCTGGTGCCAGCAGGGGCCTCCCGGGGCAGAGGTTAAGAAAGTAGAAATTTCAGACCAGCCTTTGCAGGAGTTTAAAAGTTTTTCTATTTTGTAG
- a CDS encoding 3-keto-disaccharide hydrolase: MKKNVVFPLLLLSMASFAQNKDPRLTEIWQPEPKIVAPGKTAADAPADAIVLFNGKDLAEWQTDDGKPAKWKVEGDAVTVMKGTGVIKTKRAFGDCQLHVEWRTPGEVKGEGQGRGNSGIFLMGLYELQVLDSYNNRTYSNGQAGSIYKQTAPLANASRKPGEWQTYDIIFTAPRFNKDSSVKSQGRITVLHNGVLVQNSTAIWGATQYIGIATNTWHKEKEPIVLQDHGDAVSFRNIWIRELE, encoded by the coding sequence ATGAAAAAAAATGTAGTCTTCCCGTTATTGTTGTTGAGCATGGCGTCTTTCGCCCAGAATAAAGACCCTCGCCTAACGGAGATCTGGCAACCCGAACCGAAAATTGTGGCTCCCGGTAAAACGGCGGCAGATGCTCCTGCAGATGCGATTGTGCTATTTAACGGAAAAGACCTGGCAGAGTGGCAAACCGACGATGGAAAGCCTGCAAAATGGAAAGTAGAAGGCGATGCGGTTACGGTGATGAAAGGGACAGGTGTTATTAAAACAAAAAGGGCGTTTGGAGACTGCCAGCTACATGTAGAATGGCGTACACCCGGCGAGGTAAAAGGTGAAGGACAGGGAAGGGGAAACAGCGGTATTTTTTTAATGGGTTTATATGAGCTGCAGGTACTGGATAGTTATAATAATCGTACTTACAGTAATGGTCAGGCCGGCAGTATATACAAGCAAACAGCGCCGCTGGCAAACGCATCCCGCAAGCCAGGGGAATGGCAGACCTATGATATCATTTTTACAGCTCCCCGTTTTAATAAAGATAGCAGCGTTAAATCGCAGGGAAGGATCACCGTGTTACACAATGGGGTATTGGTTCAAAACAGCACAGCAATATGGGGAGCTACGCAATATATTGGCATAGCAACCAATACCTGGCATAAAGAAAAAGAACCGATTGTACTGCAGGACCACGGAGATGCGGTGAGTTTCAGGAATATCTGGATAAGAGAGTTGGAGTAG
- a CDS encoding MliC family protein yields MSPIWIQRVRALQPVQKTRYLSDENGKKLAVVYGFKSTTPNGIAIIEVEGEKSITLEQVETAPGARYEFYHGVTLKMVDKAVQLNDNGEIATYKEVLQYATGHRKTGKKYFFYFRNSSYLVLSQ; encoded by the coding sequence GTGTCGCCGATCTGGATTCAAAGGGTTCGGGCTTTACAACCCGTACAAAAAACACGCTATCTTTCAGACGAAAACGGGAAAAAACTGGCAGTAGTATATGGTTTCAAGTCCACCACACCGAATGGCATAGCCATTATCGAAGTAGAGGGTGAGAAATCTATAACGCTTGAACAGGTAGAAACTGCTCCTGGTGCGCGATATGAGTTTTACCATGGAGTAACATTAAAGATGGTAGATAAGGCTGTGCAACTTAACGATAATGGAGAAATAGCTACCTATAAAGAGGTACTACAATATGCTACCGGGCACAGAAAAACAGGGAAAAAATATTTTTTTTATTTCAGAAATTCTTCCTATCTTGTTCTTTCTCAATGA
- the kdsA gene encoding 3-deoxy-8-phosphooctulonate synthase — MQAFLKTLFEKQTYNSKNFFLLAGPCVIESEAIVMEVAGSVSEICKKLGIPYVFKSSYRKANRTSANSFTGIGDEAALQLLKNAGTAFGIPTVTDIHAHEEAAMAAAYADILQIPAFLCRQTDLLEAAAKTGKIINVKKGQFLSGQAMKFAVEKINNAGNNQVLLTERGNSFGYTDLVVDYRNIPWMQAHGTPVVMDCTHSLQQPNQSSGVTGGNPQLIGTIAKAAIASGADGIFIETHPNPAVAKSDGANMLPLDQLENLLEQLVRIREALL; from the coding sequence ATGCAAGCATTTTTAAAGACCTTATTTGAGAAGCAGACTTATAACAGTAAGAATTTCTTCCTGCTGGCTGGCCCCTGTGTAATTGAAAGTGAAGCCATCGTTATGGAGGTAGCCGGCAGCGTTTCGGAAATATGTAAAAAACTGGGGATACCCTATGTATTTAAATCATCTTACAGAAAGGCCAATCGCACCAGCGCTAACTCGTTCACAGGTATCGGGGATGAAGCAGCATTACAACTTTTAAAAAATGCCGGAACAGCTTTTGGTATTCCCACAGTGACCGATATACATGCTCACGAAGAAGCGGCAATGGCAGCAGCATATGCAGACATCCTGCAAATCCCGGCGTTTCTCTGTCGTCAAACCGACCTGCTGGAAGCGGCAGCAAAAACGGGGAAAATCATCAACGTAAAGAAAGGGCAGTTTCTGAGCGGTCAGGCTATGAAATTTGCAGTTGAAAAAATCAATAACGCGGGAAATAACCAGGTATTGCTAACTGAGAGAGGAAATAGTTTTGGCTACACAGACCTGGTCGTTGATTACAGAAATATTCCCTGGATGCAGGCACATGGTACACCTGTTGTTATGGACTGTACCCACAGCCTGCAGCAACCTAATCAAAGCAGCGGGGTTACCGGCGGAAACCCTCAGTTAATCGGTACTATTGCGAAAGCTGCCATAGCAAGCGGAGCGGACGGCATTTTTATAGAAACACACCCTAATCCTGCGGTGGCCAAGAGTGATGGCGCTAATATGTTACCACTCGATCAACTGGAAAATCTTTTAGAGCAATTGGTAAGGATAAGGGAGGCTTTGTTGTAA
- a CDS encoding NAD-dependent epimerase/dehydratase family protein, with amino-acid sequence MVKDKILVIGSSGQIGVELTLALRKIYGNNNVIASDLREENELLKGTGPYVSIDVMNKEMLHVQIIRQNITQIYLLAAILSATGEKNPGLAWHLNMQGLLNVLDIAREENLKKVYWPSSIAVFGPTSPKQNCPQQTIIEPTTVYGISKYAGEFWCNYYNIKYGIDVRSLRYPGLISYKSAPGGGTTDYAVEIFHDALEEKKYTSFLREDTYLPMMYMPDAIRATIELMEAPADSISVRTSYNISALSFSPKEITAAIQNHIPDFTIDYQPDYRQAIADSWPQSIDDSVAQKDWGWKPQFDLATMTEDMLNNLVTL; translated from the coding sequence ATGGTAAAAGATAAAATTCTGGTAATAGGATCCTCCGGCCAGATAGGAGTGGAGTTAACCCTGGCCCTGCGCAAAATATATGGTAATAATAACGTAATTGCTTCTGACTTAAGAGAAGAGAATGAGTTGTTGAAAGGAACCGGTCCTTATGTTAGTATTGATGTAATGAATAAAGAAATGCTACATGTGCAAATCATAAGGCAAAATATCACACAGATCTATTTACTGGCCGCCATACTTTCGGCTACGGGCGAAAAAAATCCCGGCCTGGCCTGGCATTTGAATATGCAGGGATTGCTCAATGTATTAGATATCGCCAGGGAGGAAAATCTTAAAAAAGTATACTGGCCATCTTCCATCGCGGTTTTTGGGCCAACATCTCCCAAGCAAAATTGCCCGCAGCAAACGATTATAGAGCCAACAACGGTTTATGGCATCAGCAAGTATGCCGGCGAGTTCTGGTGCAATTATTACAATATTAAATATGGTATAGATGTAAGGAGCTTACGTTATCCGGGACTCATATCGTATAAATCGGCCCCCGGAGGCGGAACAACTGATTATGCGGTGGAAATATTTCATGATGCATTGGAAGAAAAGAAATACACCAGTTTTTTAAGGGAAGATACTTATTTGCCTATGATGTACATGCCAGACGCGATAAGGGCTACCATAGAATTAATGGAGGCTCCGGCTGACAGCATATCGGTGCGCACATCGTACAATATTTCCGCGCTTAGCTTCTCTCCAAAAGAAATCACCGCTGCTATACAAAATCATATACCCGATTTTACTATTGATTACCAACCTGATTACAGGCAGGCCATTGCTGACAGCTGGCCGCAAAGCATTGACGACAGTGTAGCGCAAAAAGATTGGGGATGGAAACCCCAGTTTGATCTGGCAACCATGACAGAAGATATGTTGAATAACCTGGTTACTCTTTAG
- a CDS encoding acyl-CoA thioesterase — protein MARIKVELPPFFSFSTRIPIRITDVNYGGHAGNDALLGIIHEARLQFLQDRGYSEMNIEGVGLIMADVAIEFKAEAFYKDIIQVSIGAHDFSRVGFDLVYKLEKTQEEKSVTVAIAKTGMVCFDYVSKRVAALPESVSLKLSCPH, from the coding sequence ATGGCACGTATTAAGGTAGAGCTCCCCCCCTTTTTTTCTTTTTCAACCCGTATCCCCATAAGAATTACAGATGTTAACTATGGCGGACATGCAGGCAACGACGCCCTGCTCGGCATTATTCACGAGGCAAGATTACAGTTTTTACAAGACCGCGGTTATAGTGAAATGAATATAGAAGGAGTTGGCCTTATTATGGCAGACGTTGCTATTGAATTCAAGGCCGAGGCCTTTTACAAAGACATTATTCAGGTTTCTATCGGCGCCCATGACTTTAGCCGGGTTGGTTTCGACCTGGTTTATAAACTTGAGAAAACCCAGGAAGAGAAAAGTGTAACAGTAGCTATCGCTAAAACGGGTATGGTTTGTTTTGATTACGTATCCAAAAGAGTCGCGGCTTTACCAGAAAGTGTTTCACTGAAATTATCATGCCCTCACTAA